In the Parus major isolate Abel chromosome 4A, Parus_major1.1, whole genome shotgun sequence genome, one interval contains:
- the DLG3 gene encoding disks large homolog 3 isoform X12 — protein sequence MMNSSMSSGSGSLRTSEKRSLYVRALFDYDRTRDSCLPSQGLSFSYGDILHVINASDDEWWQARLVTPHGESEQIGVIPSKKRVEKKERARLKTVKFHARTGMIESNRSIKTKRKKSFRLSRKFPFYKSKENLAQESSGQEQGVTSNTSDSESSSKGQEDTILSYEPVTRQEIHYARPVIILGPTKDRINDDLISEFPHKFGSCVPHTTRPRRENEVDGQDYHFVVSREQMEKDIQDNKFIEAGQFNDNLYGTSIQSVRAVAERGKHCILDVSGNAIKRLRQAQLYPIAIFIKPKSIEALMEMNRRQTYEQANKVFDKAMKLEQEFGEYFTAIVQGDSLEEIYSKIKQIIEDQSGHYIWVPSPEKL from the exons ATGATGAACAGCAGCATGAGCTCCGGCTCCGGCTCGCTCCGGACAAGCGAGAAGAGATCGCTCTATGTCCG AGCCCTGTTTGACTATGACCGGACCCGGGACAGTTGCTTGCCCAGCCAGGGGCTCAGTTTCTCCTACGGGGATATCCTGCACGTCATCAATGCCTCTGATGACGAGTGGTGGCAAGCCAGGCTCGTCACACCCCACGGCGAGAGCGAGCAGATTGGGGTCATCCCCAGCAAGAAGAG GGtggaaaagaaggagagagCACGGTTGAAAACAGTGAAGTTCCACGCCAGGACTGGCATGATTGAGTCTAACAGG TCGATCAAAACGAAACGTAAAAAGAGTTTTCGCCTCTCTCGAAAGTTTCCATTTTACAAGAGCAAAGAGAACCTGGCCCAGGAGAGCAGCGGACAGGAAC AGGGCGTGACATCAAACACCAGTGACAGCGAGAGCAGTTCCA AAGGACAAGAGGACACCATCCTGTCATACGAGCCAGTGACACGGCAAGAAA TTCACTACGCGAGGCCGGTGATCATCCTGGGGCCGACAAAGGACCGAATTAACGATGACCTCATCTCTGAATTCCCACACAAGTTTGGTTCCTGCGTGCCCC ACACCACCAGGCCTCGGCGCGAGAATGAGGTGGACGGACAGGACTATCACTTTGTCGTGTCCCGGGAGCAGATGGAGAAAGACATCCAGGACAACAAGTTCATAGAGGCTGGGCAGTTCAATGACAATCTCTATGGGACCAGCATCCAGTCAGTGCGAGCGGTGGCAGAGAGG GGGAAGCACTGCATCCTGGATGTGTCTGGCAATGCTATCAAGAGGTTGCGACAAGCACAACTTTATCCCATTGCCATTTTCATCAAACCAAAATCCATTGAAGCCCTCAT GGAGATGAATCGGAGACAGACATATGAACAGGCCAACAAGGTCTTTGACAAAGCCATGAAACTTGAGCAAGAGTTCGGAGAATATTTTACAG CCATTGTACAAGGAGACTCTCTTGAAGAAATCTACAGCAAAATCAAACAGATCATTGAGGACCAGTCCGGGCACTACATCTGGGTTCCGTCCCCAGAGAAACTCTGA